The Chlamydiales bacterium region ACACTGCAAGTGTTTTTCGCAACGCTTTGTTTGAGCACCCTTCTAGGAATACTTTTTGGAACAATTTTGTCTACTCGCTGTAGGATAAGATGGCTTTCATCGCCGATTAAAGTTATAACCTTCTTTTTGAGGGCAGTTCCCTTTTATGTGCAACTACTCATCGTCTACTTTGTGTTGCCAGACCTCTTAGGCATCAATTTAGATGGATTTGTAGCCTCTGTAATAGCGCTTGGATTTTGCTCCTCTGGATATGTTGCACAAACAGTTAGAGGAGGTCTTAACACAATTGAATCTGGACAGTGGGAAGCAAGTTTTACACTTGGGTTTAGTAAAATCCAAACACTTCGCTACATTATTTTTCCACAGGTATTTAGAAACATAATACCTGCCCTTACCAATGAACTAGAGTCTCTTTTAAAAA contains the following coding sequences:
- a CDS encoding amino acid ABC transporter permease, producing the protein MDAFDQSLIIKSLPLLLKGVQMTLQVFFATLCLSTLLGILFGTILSTRCRIRWLSSPIKVITFFLRAVPFYVQLLIVYFVLPDLLGINLDGFVASVIALGFCSSGYVAQTVRGGLNTIESGQWEASFTLGFSKIQTLRYIIFPQVFRNIIPALTNELESLLKSTSILSSIGMLELTRAGMNIISREMEPLTIYILVALFYAAISLILNMLSRHIEKRLAYTK